In the Larus michahellis chromosome 6, bLarMic1.1, whole genome shotgun sequence genome, one interval contains:
- the SUCNR1 gene encoding succinate receptor 1 isoform X2, translating to MNRALEKYYLSTMYSLVFIFGFIGNAVAVFGYIFCLKNWKSGNVYLFNLSLSDLLFLCTLPILVNSYSRDQWAKESILCHSNRFLLHANLYSSILFLTVISVDRYMLIKYPFREHFLQKRKTAVIISVAIWFGVILELLPLMYFLEPITPDNNYKCLDYASSGDPAENLIYSMFLTVFGFLIPLVIMCCFYVKMVLFLKNRNEQVSSLLTLEKPLTLVILTVVIFSLLFTPYHVMRNVRLASRIPSLNVSVCTQGIINIIYIITRPIAFLNSAINPVFYFLMGDHFREMLVAKLRQLLSRVTTTSK from the coding sequence ATGAACAGAGCCCtagaaaaatattatctttcCACCATGTACAGCCTTGTGTTCATTTTTGGCTTCATTGGAAATGCTGTTGCTGTGTTTGGCTatattttctgcctgaaaaactggaaaagtgGCAACGTCTACCTGTTCAATTTATCTTTATCagatttattatttctgtgtacTCTTCCAATACTCGTGAACAGCTACTCCAGAGATCAATGGGCAAAGGAGAGCATCTTGTGCCATAGCAACAGATTCCTGTTGCATGCAAACCTGTATAGCAGCATCCTTTTCCTCACCGTTATCAGTGTTGACCGATACATGCTTATAAAATATCCTTTCAGAGAACATTTTCTACAGAAGAGGAAAACGGCCGTTATCATCTCTGTGGCCATATGGTTTGGGGTGATACTGGAACTGCTGCCCTTGATGTATTTCCTGGAGCCTATAACGCCTGACAATAATTACAAGTGTCTTGATTACGCAAGCTCTGGAGACCCTGCGGAAAACCTCATCTATAGCATGTTTCTGACGGTCTTTGGGTTCCTAATCCCTCTCGTGATCATGTGCTGTTTCTATGTAAAGATggttcttttccttaaaaataggAATGAGCAAGTCAGTTCTCTCCTGACACTTGAAAAACCCCTTACTTTAGTCATCCTCACAGTGGTTATCTTCTCATTGCTCTTCACTCCCTATCACGTAATGCGCAATGTCCGACTTGCTTCCCGAATACCATCCTTGAACGTGTCTGTGTGCACGCAGGGAATCATCAACATCATTTACATCATCACGAGACCCATTGCGTTTTTGAATAGTGCCATTAAtcctgttttttatttcttaatgggTGACCACTTCAGAGAGATGCTGGTGGCAAAATTAAGGCAGCTCTTGAGCAGGGTGACAACCACCAGCAAATGA
- the SUCNR1 gene encoding succinate receptor 1 isoform X1 — MAVNETDGCLLMNRALEKYYLSTMYSLVFIFGFIGNAVAVFGYIFCLKNWKSGNVYLFNLSLSDLLFLCTLPILVNSYSRDQWAKESILCHSNRFLLHANLYSSILFLTVISVDRYMLIKYPFREHFLQKRKTAVIISVAIWFGVILELLPLMYFLEPITPDNNYKCLDYASSGDPAENLIYSMFLTVFGFLIPLVIMCCFYVKMVLFLKNRNEQVSSLLTLEKPLTLVILTVVIFSLLFTPYHVMRNVRLASRIPSLNVSVCTQGIINIIYIITRPIAFLNSAINPVFYFLMGDHFREMLVAKLRQLLSRVTTTSK, encoded by the exons ATG GCTGTGAACGAGACAGATGGCTGTTTGTTGATGAACAGAGCCCtagaaaaatattatctttcCACCATGTACAGCCTTGTGTTCATTTTTGGCTTCATTGGAAATGCTGTTGCTGTGTTTGGCTatattttctgcctgaaaaactggaaaagtgGCAACGTCTACCTGTTCAATTTATCTTTATCagatttattatttctgtgtacTCTTCCAATACTCGTGAACAGCTACTCCAGAGATCAATGGGCAAAGGAGAGCATCTTGTGCCATAGCAACAGATTCCTGTTGCATGCAAACCTGTATAGCAGCATCCTTTTCCTCACCGTTATCAGTGTTGACCGATACATGCTTATAAAATATCCTTTCAGAGAACATTTTCTACAGAAGAGGAAAACGGCCGTTATCATCTCTGTGGCCATATGGTTTGGGGTGATACTGGAACTGCTGCCCTTGATGTATTTCCTGGAGCCTATAACGCCTGACAATAATTACAAGTGTCTTGATTACGCAAGCTCTGGAGACCCTGCGGAAAACCTCATCTATAGCATGTTTCTGACGGTCTTTGGGTTCCTAATCCCTCTCGTGATCATGTGCTGTTTCTATGTAAAGATggttcttttccttaaaaataggAATGAGCAAGTCAGTTCTCTCCTGACACTTGAAAAACCCCTTACTTTAGTCATCCTCACAGTGGTTATCTTCTCATTGCTCTTCACTCCCTATCACGTAATGCGCAATGTCCGACTTGCTTCCCGAATACCATCCTTGAACGTGTCTGTGTGCACGCAGGGAATCATCAACATCATTTACATCATCACGAGACCCATTGCGTTTTTGAATAGTGCCATTAAtcctgttttttatttcttaatgggTGACCACTTCAGAGAGATGCTGGTGGCAAAATTAAGGCAGCTCTTGAGCAGGGTGACAACCACCAGCAAATGA